The Heliangelus exortis chromosome Z, bHelExo1.hap1, whole genome shotgun sequence genomic sequence gctgcaagacTGTTGGAAAACTTCCCTGCTCACATGGCAGGGAGCCCTTTTCTCACTTCCAACCTAAACACAGCCAGTGTATAACTGTTACTCTGGTGAGATAACTGGCCTTCAGCTGAAACTGTTCTTTTTCCTAACTCATTTTCATTCATCTGTGCTATTTACAGACAGTAATCACAGAGTCTCTCAGGCTTCATTGTGCTAGGGTAAACAAGACAAGCTCTCTCAATGTCTTCAGCAATTCATTCCCTGATTATCCTGGTTAGTAGTCCTTTACTGCTTCTGTGGCAATTTTAATCTAATCCCCAGAATATGGATGACCAGAATTGCACAGTATATAGAAAAGGATATCCTACCTGCTGCACTGTGGGCAGTAATGCCACCACCTTTCTGTGCATGTTGGAAAGGCTTTGGTGCATATCAAGAggacactgctttttttcccatgtattTTCTACTGAGGGCTCAGCCAGCCATGGAGGACActccagcatcctggctttCCCAGCTGATGAGATGCTCCCATGATTATAACCTTGCATTTTATACCACTGAATTCCAGTTCATTTCTAAATACTGCAGGCAGCCAGTTCTTGATGTATGATaccccccagctttcctctgtTATGATGATAGCTTCTTAGTTTGTGTTACGAAGAAACTCCATTTACAGTCTCCTACAGCTGAATCCAGTCGCCTTCATGGAAATATTAGAGTACCAGACTCTTTGAAGAATGCTGCTCAGGGCTCAGTGTTGGTACCACgtctgtttaatatctttattaatgatctggatgaggggattgagggCAACCTGTcattttgcagatgacaccaagctgggtcGGGGTATTGATCTGATTGAGGGTAGCAAGGCTTCACAGAAGGATCTGGACAGGATGGACTGATGGGCCAAGGCCAGCTGTCCGAGgttcaacaaggtcaagtgctgggtcctgcacttgggtcacaacaatCCCAGGCAATGCTGCAGGCCTGGCAAGAGTGTCTAGAAAGCTACCCaaaggaaaaggacctggaggtgtTGACAGGCAGCCAGTTGAATAGGAGACAgtagtgtgcccaggtggccaagaccaacagcatcctggctgttACCAGAAATAATGTGGCCAGCAGTGGAGGGCaatgattctgcccctgtactcagcactaGTGAGGCGAaaccttgagtactgtgttcactacaagaaggactTTGAGGTGCTGaagcatgtccaaagaagagcaatgaAGCTTATAAAGGGTGTAGAGCACAAGTCCCATGAAGAGCATCTGAGATAATCAGGATTGTtaagcctggagaggaggagactgaggggagaccttattgttctctacaactaccttaCAGGAGGTTGGACCCAGGTgggtgtcagtctcttctcccaagccACATGTGACAGAATGAGAGGAAATGTGTCACAACAGGAGGCTTAGATTTGATatgagaagaaacttcttcactaaaagggttttcaggcactggaacagggtgGCCAGGGAGGAAGCAGAATTACCATCCTTGCAGGTGTTTAGAAGATTTGTAGATGTGATGCTTAGGAatatggtttagcactggaGTCAGTAGGGTTTGGTTAATGgtggaacttgatgatcttaaaggtcttttccaaccagaacaattctatgattaccttattttctgtttggtcTTCCAATCTGGTACAGTTCCAATTACATTACTGATTCCCAAATTCCATTTTGGTTGATAATATTCTACCTAACACTTTACCAGCTGCATTACTGAAGTACacaaattttcctgttttatttccatagaagtagttaaaaaaacaaattgtttGACATCATCCACCTTTGGATCCACCTATACTACCTTCCCTTGACCACCTTCAGCTCTCACTTCTTCCCAGTTAAGCTCTTCAGTCTTGCTTTCACCTGAAAGCTTGGGGGGGCTCAGATAATTCCCCTGCCATTTTTAGATAAGAGCATGATGTTTGTTGCTCTCTACTCTAAACCACTGTATTCACTGATCTGCATTAATGTGTGCAACATTCATGCCAGTCCTTGAGCAATTTTGCTATAGAGATTACACAGATCACTCTTTGCTTGAATGAGTTAACTTGTTAAGCCGTTACAAAACATCTTCCCAAGTCACTCCAGGAGTCACAAAGAAGGCTCCAAGAGGAATCGTGACAATTCAAAACTAAATTCCAAACTCTATATGGAACATAGCAAATTTAACGTGCAGATAAACAAGACTAATATGATTGTTTTAAGCAACTCACAAGGGCCTGTCACTAAGGTAACAGCAGTACAATTTATTTAACCACAGTTTGCGAAGAAATCCACTGTAGGGAATAAAATCTGCTTGTTTCTCTCAAGTAGATATTTATGTTGACCCGTTAGCCATCTTTCTAACATCCATTGCTGGCAGATTTTGTAATCAAATGctagtaattttttcttttaactcaGCCTTATAACCAGCAACCTTGAAATTATTAGATGATGCAAATAATGGCAGCATATCACAACCAACAGGAAAATTCAGATCAGTCATAAAGCTAAGTCAGACTCTTCCACATTGGACAGTCCCAAACTTCTAACTTTAGACTACGTCGACTATAATGCTGTCTGCTTTgacttcaaataatttttatatttcaaagaGGACAATCAGGCCATTTCAGttttagacaaaaaaattaGGCTGAactttcttaggaaaaaaaaaaaaattaaaactaggTTCTGAATTACATGtgctgcaaaaattaaaaattctggaGATATGCCACAGTATTACTAGAGTTTCCTTGAAGAACTGTCCTTTGACAGTGTATATTACCATAAACATTAGGTAAATTATTATTGCTAATAATAATGCTCCTTTTGCTTGGCAAGTGGTATTCACCCTATAGCTAATGGACACCGTATAGCTTGCAGACAGTGATAATGAGggggaagacaaaaaaaggtACTTAACTCCTAAATATCCATTATGGTGTAAATTACATCTGGCCCAAAATCGAGAATGCTGTACTGCAATAAACCCCAGCATTTCaaaatgtgattttgttttgaatgAGGAAGGAATTACAAAATGTTGACCTTTCCTATCAAATAAAATTCAAGACCAATTTctaaatacaaaaatgaaaagctgcaaATATAGAACCAGCACTAAGTATTGCAATTAACACTAATATAAATAGGAAGACAAGACAGAATGGAAGTACAAGTTAAGATGTTTTGACATAAATGATTTTGCTCTAATAGACAACTCCCTggagaaaaacactgaaagatgAATTCCTGAAAACAACAGTAGACTTCAAGATTATCTGCTGTTTTCAATAAAAAGCTgcacaaatgggaaaaaaagaacaaatcatTTTGTGATCACTGGGTTGAAACAATTTATACAAACATGCACTTGCTGCCACATCTAACAAATGTAGCAACAGCAGatcaaacactttaaaaaataaatataaaataatcatTATACAACTGATATGATCTCAAAttggttttgaaaacaaaaatgttttgatgaTTTGGAGGGTTCTTACTGGTTCTGATCAACACCAAAAAAGGCAGACATTGTGAGAAGCCTCATGTTTCCAGTAATACTGGTAACTTCTCATATTTTGTTTAGTGAAAGCTTCACATCAATGAACTAGGGTTGCTATACCACAAATGAAATAAACCACATCACAGACTATTAGACAAAAGGTACACTAGAGAATGCATTATGTAGCTTGTAAAAGTACAGCAAGGGATTGCAGAGGATGCACCAACAATAAGGTAAAATCCTCCTGCAGTGAGGCCAGAACAGATTTTTTGGTTGACACATGCCATAACAAAGAggtaatagaatcatagaataatttgggttggaaaggactttaaaatCACCTAGTCCACTCCCTCTCACACCCCTCCCCGACAATGGTCATGCTGGACGACTGTGCACTGAGAGTCCCGGCAGTGCCTCATGCTCCTGTGGGATACAGACCAAGCTGCAGTCACCACAGAACTGTTGCAGTCCCCTTCCCTCTACACCAGATGCTGTTGGTGATCAGCCTCATCTGAGGTTTTGCCTTGTATCAGGGGTCAAGGACCAGCCAGATGGACCTTGCACCCCAGTGCAAGGGGAGGGGAGATCTGTGTGACAGCACATGTGACCCAACACACGACACACTAGTAAATCAGCAGACATGTTAAAGTAGCTGACAAGTATGagcctgaagaaaaatacactatacttaaaaaaaatttaaaaaaaagaagaaaagatgtgCTCTGAGAAGAAGAACTGCAAAGCCAGGACAACTGGTGCTGGCTGTAAGCAGAAGCCCAGGTTACTCAGAGGGAATTACAGTAGATGATCCTTGTTGTCAGTCCATCCAAAGCACTATTGGCAGCTAcgaaagaataaagaaaagtcCTGActgagctgaaaaatattttttgaagcAACTACTTATAAGTTTCATCAGAAACAgcttggaggggaaaaaagaccCAGATGTTCATCATATGGATTACTGCTTCCACAAATGTTCCTCAGACTAGGTGTCCTtgcatttcagaatttcatAATCAGCTTGAAAGCTATCTTTTGGATAAATCTGGTAAGGCTTGTGTAAAAATCTCTGTGCTCATTTTGTACcttaaaaatgaagagaagGTCGCACCCATCATCAAGGAACAGTTCTCTGCGTGATCAAGGTTAAAAGCAGTTAGGCAGACCCAGGCTGAGCAATAACAAATGTATCTCCCCTGGGCTCAGCATCTGTTACCATTTATTAGCTGTAGAGTTTCCTTAGTGATCTAAGTAATTCTAGGAAGATCAAAGAAAATACAACTGATTTAATGAGCCATTTGCAGTTTCACtacagcagcagtgcaggctgAAGCATGAAATCTTTGAGACAAGTAGACGTTAGTGACAGCTTACAGAAGTGATGCTGGGGGAGTGAAATGTTCACGAACATTTCCCTTTCACGAAGAAAAACACTTGCTGCCTTCTGTACATGCATGGTTAGACTGTGCTCAGTGTGATTATGGGACCACATAAAATATCTTTACAAGTAGTCACACACCACAGACTGTAACTGCAAGCATTCTGCTGCATAACATGATAAAAGCTACAAGCAGGCCAAACAGAGGAAAAGACTGTGAGACGGTCCCACTCATCCCCCTAGAAAACACCAAGCCAACTACCCCAAATCAAAACCCCAAAGCCAAGTCAAAACTCTTGCTGGTGGTCACAAAGCTGGTGATCACTATGTCAACCTCCTTTCTGGACTAAATCACACAGACTGCtaacatatacatacatatattattaaataatcatgttattaaaaaataatttgcttttgtattttgtgaTACTTTACTACTATTCTAGGCTCATGAATAAAGCCATCAGACACAACCACCCAGCATGTCCCAAGAAAATGCTAAATGCAATATTAAAATCCTTGTGCAGACAGATGCTCTGATGATGAAATGTCACTAAACCCAACCTGAGCATACACAGCCCATCAGGATTTTAGCATGCAGGCCTGGTGATGTGGCAGACAGATGCATCAAATGAAACCAAGGTCTTTGTGCTTCTCTGTGTGTGAACACTGAGATTGCCCCTTGTGTGGAAAGGctagaaaaataatgaaggatAGGAAGAATAGAAATACTAAGGATTTGTCTTTATTGCTCAGAGTACTTTAAATTCCCTTGtgatatacaaaaaaaaaaaaaaaaaagaaaaagaaaaaacaacaacaacaacaacaaaaccagctcCCTTCCAAGTCAAATGCAGTGAGTGACAAATGTGCTTGTACTATACAAATTAGTGAGGGATCAAGTCTGCACAAGCCTCTCAGCAGATAAAAGCTTCCTAAGCCACTTGCGGTGCTATGGGCTCACAGAGTCCTGCACCCAAACCAACTCCCATACTGGAGACAGACATCAAGGTGACAAGCAGGAAGGATACCCAGGCAATTAGTAAGTACAGTTGCcatttatgttgttttttcaaTCTCATGTGCAGGTTTTTAAgctgtttttaatttgttttagtTGCTAAGGGAAAAGATTTAGCATAAAGGGTAAAAATTTAGTTACATGTGAGCTACAGGGAACATTATCCTTAGAGATTATTTTGGAAATCAAGTGGTAGTAGGCTGGGtatgcattttctgtttctccaaagttttaaaattaccacaggatttttttcatcctctgaaAGAGGATTATTCAACataagagacaaaaaaagaatatCCTGCTTGTCTCCAGTGTCAGAGGCAAAACCAGTGATTTCACTGCAAATCAGAAAAACTAGATTATTATGAAGAACATATCTACACTCATCAAAAGCTTGCTTCATGACAGACTTTCAGACAGACTGAAGGCAGCTGCTTCACTGCGAATTTAATTCAATAAGCAGAGGGAATGTAATTCGTTTGGTACATACTGTTTGCTAATCAAAGAGTATTTCTTGGCATCCAAACTGTGCATGACAGAATGTTAAGTCTGAAAACATATTGTTAGTCCTCAAAGTTTTTAATCAAATCCAAGAACCATAACATGCACACATGAGAGCGATTCacataatgaaaatgaaagctgcaTTATAAAGTTTTCAAATGCTAAGCTGTGGTCCTAGGAAGAACTTAgaaaaaatggcttttccaTCTTGCATTGGTGCAGGATAGAAAGCTTGATGGctttataatttctctttctttcaggtTATTGTCCCAAAGGGTATTTATTATGTGTGATGACAGCAATAAAGCCTGTGAGCAAGCATTACCAGTAAAAAAGAGTCCTGATAGATCTACTGAATTCAGACTTAGGAGCATGaaactgtttgtttgtttgtttgtttgtttgtttgtttctttctttctttctttctttctttatttatttattccttccttccttccttccttccttccttccttccttccttccttcctttcctgtagGAAACAGGATGAGGAACAACATCACTTCTCTTTTTTGAAACGCGTTGCCCTAGAAAACTGCTCTACTGCAGTCTGAACATGTAGACCTCCACTATCACAAGCTGCTATGACAAAGAGCTATTAAACCAACCATGTTGAGCTGGCTACAGAGGTATATGTCACTGTGCTCTTTCACAATGTGACCTAAAAACTAGCAGAAAGGAGTATGGATTGCTGTAAAGTGTCTGCTTGCAGGTTTCCTGGCCTGACAAAtgctgcagctgaaagaaagCCTCTCCCTCATGTGGCCATTGCTCTTCTCATGGTAAATAATCTTGAGAGCAACAGCTTCAGAGATCAAAACctgttatttttattggttCCAAAAATGATTTAAACATACTCTATTTTCAGAATTAAGCCAGTATGTAAACAAAACCGGACACTGTACAGctggagaggggggaaagagatGACCTAGGGTTTGATCTGAAAATGCCAAAGAACATTTcttaaatgtaatattttatttagagGACAAAAAGCCCTGCACCAGAATTAGTTTCACATTTGTACTTAGATCTTCAAAATTCAATGCAAGGGATAAACTCCACCCAAGAGTGGTTACCAAACTGCTGCCAAGAGCAAGATACTGTGTTCCAAATGCAAAGGTCTTTACCAGCATTTATtaataagcagaaaataatataaaatgtcTAACTCTATGCATCAACTAGAAAGGAAAGCAGGTATGTTATCTACCTGGACACAATAGTAGAATTTTgatctgtgtatttattttaaaaaggtcaGAATAATCTTTCAGCAAATAATGACGAGACTGTTCAGAGCAGCAAGCTCAGTGCAGCTGGAACACCTGCCCTGTCTCTTTCGGTGAGGATTACATTACAAGTTCAGTTTCTGCAAAGATTAACACATTGAAGCCTGTGTCTTCCTAGCAGTGTATTTTTGTAGAAAGTAGTAGGATTTCAAAAGGAGATGCCACACTTGGAAGACTAAATACCAGCTTTGAGATAATTCTAAAGGTCCATTTCTTTTGCAGTGGTTGTGCAAAAGAgttgtgcaaaagaaaaaaataaatgtgacaATGCAACAGATGTGTTTATACACCGCTTATAAATAAACTTGTTGCTTGTGAAAATCTCAGttacaatttgaaaaaaaccagcatttcCAGGTACTCTGGTGTGATTATTTATTGAAATTTCAAGTTATTGTAGATTTCCTGTAGTGAAAGGCAAACTAGAAGTTTTAGAGGTTCAAGTCATTCAGAGCTCACAGACAAACATCCAGAATCCTCttgaaaaacagataaaagTGCACACGTACTTCTGAATCATACTCCACTGACCAGAAACCCTTCTGTGTCAGTGTTTTACCATTTCAGGTCCTTAAtatctctctgttttttttttgtttgtttgtttgtttgtttgtttttttgttttttgttttgttttgttttgttttgttttgttttgttttttgtttttgttttggttttttttgttttgtttgtttttttttttttttaagctaacaGTTGCTTAGGAAAACTGACCATTCTTCCCATAGAAGGGAACAGTATTCCCAGTAGACCTTCCTGGCACAGTAACATCCATGCATAGAGCAGAACATCAGCAGGCCACTGATACTTATTATAATTTTTCACACTCTGCAACCTGTcttttttgaggggaaaaaaaataatctcttgtGTCTTGGCATTAAATTTCAGGTTTCCTACCAAGTAGTCAAGAACATAGTTATACATACATGCCTTTAAGCTGAAAACTGGCTGTCATTTATCAAAGTCAAAATAGTATAAACAATTTATGCCTTGCACAGACggctttttttttaggttaaCAACTAATGACCTGTCAACACAGTATTCCATGTACACAACCTCTACAATAGTCTGCAGCCTCTTTGCCATAAGATAAATGAAGGTCTGTTAGGAGGCAAATCTCTCTAATGGTGTCCTGATATCTTTGATATATTATGTAATGGCATGCAGAGAAAAGCACCACGTCTTTAAGGTGTACAGAGGTAGTCAAATTCTGCAATGTCAAGCTTTGCTGAtgaccccccaaaaaataattactgacATAATGCCTGATGcataaataaaaacttaaatGACTTAGATCTTTCAGGTAGATTTTTTTCACATCCTTAGTAAAGAAATCTAAGGCAAGATCTATAGTGCTCATGGTAAGAAACcatgtttaaaaggaaaaaaaaaaaaggaagaaccTTCCAttcagtgggaaaagaaaaaagactaaGCCAATTCCGTAAGATCTCCTGAGACCTTAGATTGTCTTTCAATATACAAAAGCTTCTCCCTTAATGTATCtctcttcaaatattttaagattatgCCCAAGTTCTAACTTACCCACAGCAGCAAGGAAGAAACACAACTGCTAGAGTTTCTTTGAAAAGGATTAGAAAAGCAGCATTACCAGAGCACACATTCAGCACACGTTACTCACCAGAAACTTACCTTTCTGTGATCGTCTCTCTGAGACCACTAGCAACTCCTTTCACCACTGTACTAGCCTTTGGCGTCAGCACTACTTGAGATACAAAGAAGGagcctttctttctcctctcagtGATCGATGCCTGAAGAAACTGGATCAGCTTTTCCGGGTCTGTTGTGTTTGCCCAAGGAGCTGGCATCATCTGGCCTGGCCAAAGAAATGGTACCTCCAGAGCCACTGGGCTGTGGTAGAACACCAGCGCTTGGTATTCCTTTTCCCACAGATACTGGAGGCTGACTTCATGGGCAAATATAGCAGGACACATTTTGTTTCCATATATGTCTTTGAGCATTTGGACAAGCTTTTCATGATGGTATTTCTGCATTCCGTAGAAGTGATTGAAGTCCAAGAAGACCACTTCTTTTGGGTGATCAGTGAGAAACGCATTGATCTCTTCCAGGCCCTCCTTGACTTTGGCACTGAATAAACCATGAGCAAAGTAGAGTTCATTGTCTGGATCTCTGGGCTTGGTGGAAATTCGAAGATCAAAATACCGTATACCTGCCCCCAGCTGGCTGGTGAAGTTCATGGTCTGTGTAGCAAGCCACTTCCTCATCAACTTTTTAGCCACAGTCCCAAAAACAGACACAAAATTCTGGACCGTCTC encodes the following:
- the PLCXD3 gene encoding PI-PLC X domain-containing protein 3; the protein is MASSQGKNELRFADWMAALPGSVHRTPLTNLAIPGSHDSFSFYIDEASPVGPEQPETVQNFVSVFGTVAKKLMRKWLATQTMNFTSQLGAGIRYFDLRISTKPRDPDNELYFAHGLFSAKVKEGLEEINAFLTDHPKEVVFLDFNHFYGMQKYHHEKLVQMLKDIYGNKMCPAIFAHEVSLQYLWEKEYQALVFYHSPVALEVPFLWPGQMMPAPWANTTDPEKLIQFLQASITERRKKGSFFVSQVVLTPKASTVVKGVASGLRETITERALPAMMQWIRTQKPGESGVNIITADFVELGDFISTVIKLNYALDEGEDDTT